The Plodia interpunctella isolate USDA-ARS_2022_Savannah chromosome 8, ilPloInte3.2, whole genome shotgun sequence genome window below encodes:
- the LOC128671994 gene encoding uncharacterized protein LOC128671994 → MATIVKCNTCNIVIDELLAFVQNKISVIDEDTLVKICVSSFDSDQIKRSKSLLFDSLPSDRRKINRTRKGKENRDLEDIIALYKSVSMELMPVFVARDLEKLPPVTFDHLDVTKLLKDLVLVKTKLSAVENSFVSVEQLDEVKREVQALKSKSGQSSPKYRDMNVNLNKRGASTYNMDSGPMGFSHFETTIANNSNISTSPLSSSKQRDSSPHKEVLFDTPKSNIRCDSISYSNIVSHTTPMTKPPCEGCEERESPKELRPAVSAVTVAAECQNSSRSSAVKVNYDISGQQTQTTTLAETEIARSESDPEEIWDVQRKKRKANYRYMGKTGACTENKGKFRAAEAKVPMFITRVHKETTEQDIMEYIRTKTRETVKLEKIASKKEKNYNAYKFFVSEIKLPMFLNDELWPQGIVFRRFVHYKYRNADGRNTEIK, encoded by the coding sequence ATGGCTACGATTGTGAAGTGCAATACTTGCAATATTGTGATTGACGAGCTGTTAGCATTTGTGCAAAACAAAATCTCAGTGATTGATGAGGACACCCTTGTCAAAATATGTGTTTCTTCATTCGATAGTGACCAAATTAAGCGGTCCAAATCGTTACTTTTTGACTCACTACCTTCGGATCGAcgcaaaataaatagaacgAGGAAAGGAAAGGAAAATCGTGATTTAGAAGACATCATAGCCCTTTATAAAAGTGTGAGCATGGAATTAATGCCCGTGTTTGTGGCCCGCGACCTTGAAAAGCTTCCACCAGTGACCTTTGACCACCTAGACGTCACAAAACTTCTTAAGGATCTAGTGCtggttaaaacaaaattaagcgCTGTAGAAAACAGTTTTGTCTCAGTTGAGCAGCTAGATGAAGTAAAGAGGGAAGTTCAAGCCCTAAAATCAAAGTCGGGTCAATCATCTCCGAAATATCGCGATATGAATGTAAACCTTAATAAAAGAGGTGCATCCACATACAACATGGACAGCGGCCCAATGGGATTTTCGCACTTCGAAACGACTATTGCAAACAATAGCAACATTTCTACGAGCCCACTATCGTCATCCAAACAGAGAGACAGTTCTCCACATAAGGAAGTACTTTTTGATACCCCAAAGTCAAATATCCGTTGCGATAGTATTTCGTATTCGAATATTGTGAGTCATACGACGCCGATGACGAAGCCGCCGTGCGAGGGGTGTGAGGAGCGGGAATCGCCGAAGGAGCTGCGCCCAGCCGTCAGTGCTGTCACTGTCGCGGCGGAATGTCAAAATAGCAGTCGATCGTCAGCTGTCAAAGTCAACTATGACATCTCAGGTCAGCAAACACAAACAACAACATTGGCTGAAACTGAAATAGCGAGATCAGAGTCAGACCCAGAGGAGATTTGGGATGTACAACGTAAAAAACGCAAAGCAAACTATAGATATATGGGCAAAACTGGCGCCTGTACTGAGAACAAAGGTAAATTCAGAGCTGCCGAGGCTAAAGTACCGATGTTTATTACGAGAGTACATAAGGAAACCACGGAACAAGACATCATGGAGTATATACGGACCAAAACTCGGGAAACTGTGAAACTCGAGAAAATTGCGTCTAAGAAAGAGAAGAATTATAATGCCTACAAATTCTTTGTTTCTGAAATCAAACTTCCAATGTTCTTGAATGACGAGCTTTGGCCACAGGGAATTGTTTTTCGTCGCTTTgtgcattataaatatagaaacgCTGACGGCCGCAATactgaaattaaatga